The DNA sequence ATGTGGTAGATCATTCCCAACCGATTCGTCTCAAGGTCGTCGACCTTCTTACCAAGAAGAAGGGCGGTCCACATGCCTATGATCAGCAACCCTATGGCTATCAGGAAGATGGACACCAGATCGGATGGTAACAGCAATTCAATAGCCACAAGAACAGTGGATTGCGTTCATGATATATTTTCATTCGCTAACCAAATTCGAGACTTAATTTCATTTGTAATCTTTACCAGGGGGAGAGTTCGAACCATAATGATCTCGAGACCATTGGAATCTTAGCCAAAGCGCCCCCCAGTGACAGTATTTGCTACATCTAGCTTGGTAATGTATCGTATTGCGGGCACCGAGGCCAGCAATCCCAATACAAATGTCATCACCACTATGACTCCGTATCCGTACCAGTCGCCCAGATACAATATGGTCTGGTACATCGGGAAGAAGATCCTGAACTCCGTGGCCATGGATTCCATCACCAGCCACAGAAGCGGTATCGCCACCAATGCCCCTATTATGATGAGGATTACGACCTCGAGATACACGCTCTTGGCAACCTCCTTCCGACGGTACCCTATTGCCCTGAGCTGGCTGTACTCCGCCCTCCGCTCCAGCACGCTCACATAAACGATGTTCGAGATAGCAATTGCGGCTATGAGGACGCTGATTAGACCGAAGAGGTACAGGACATCCTCGTAGTTTGTGAAGAAGTCCAGCATTCCCGACTTGATGTTGCCCTTCTCCTGTATGTTCGCGACCAGCTGGGACCCCAGGAAGGTCTCCTCCACCTCATCGATGTGACCGTCCTGCACCTTCAGGTAGGCACCGCTGAACAGCTCTACTCCGGATATCTCCCCAATGATGGAGTCGTTGACGTATATCGATCCTATCATGTCGTTTACGATGCCTGTGATGATGAGGTGGGATGTCCCTATCGGCGTGGAGAGGGTTATGGAGTCGCCCGGAGAGAGCCCTTCATCGTTCGCGAGTAAGTAGCTAATCATGCTCTCGTTCGATCTCTCGGCCAGCCTCCCCCTGTCGAGAGAGAACCTGTGGAGGGTCTGGTTCCATCCCATCCCGATGACCAGAGCCGTCCCGTTGCTCCCGTCGCTCTCCCACAGCGACGACACCTTGGAGACCATGACCTCGTCCACGATATAGGGGGAGGTGATCGAGGAGGCGTTCTCCCTATCGATGGGAGCGGCGTAGTCCACTATGAGGTCCCAGTCGTCGTTGTCGATGGTGGCTGCGATGGAGTTCTCGAAGGAGGCTATCATGAGGAAGGACATGCTCCCCATGACCACGGAGAAGGCGACCGCCACCACCATGATCGCGGTTCGCCCCTTCTGCCTGATCATCTTCCTCCAGGCGTACTTCAACATGTAATTCATTTTTCTGGGTGGGCTGACCTTCGTCTCCTTACGCCTCTTCCTCATGCGGTTCCTGGTCCCCTTGATGGCCTCATGGGGTTCCATCCTCACCGTGCTCCAGACCGCGATCGTCGAGGCCAGTATCGCGGTGATGGGACCAAACACAGCGCCAGTGAGCACCATCTCAAGGGGAAGGATGAACACCGCGCTGGAGGCGTGGATGGCAAGCTGAGCATAGTAATCGCCAAGCATCTGCCCCACGGGTATCCCTAGGAGAACACCGGCCAGGGAGCTGAATCCCCCCACGATCAGCGCCAGGTAGACGTAGGACATCAGTACCTGCCCCCTGCGGTATCCAAGAGCCCGAGTGATACCGATCTCCCTGCGCTGTTCCTGGACCATCCTTGTGAAGGAGGAGTAGACCACGAAGAACGCCACGATGAGGATGAGCCCTGCGATCACGCCGGCGAACATCTCACCCTGCTTGAGATCCTCCTTGATGAGCGCATACCCGTACAGCTCGTCCTGGGTCTGGGTGTATATTACGGTGTCGTCGGCCAGCTCCTCGGTGATGCTCTGCTTGGCCGCCATCTCCTTGCCATCCTCCAGAAGGAAGAGGAACTCGTTGACCATCGCTGCGGGGACACCGAAGGACTGGCGGAGTGACGGCTCCGGTAGGTACACAACGGCCATGGAGCCTGGGATCGGCATTATTGACTGGGGGTTGATCGGCATGAAGATGAACTCAGGGGAGTATGCAAGCCCAACCACAATCTTCTCGTCCCAGCCCGAGCTGGTCATCAGCGAGATCGAATCTCCCACCCCAATACCAGCGTTATCCGCGTACCCCTTCTCCAATATGACAGTGTCGTTCCAATCCTGGGAGAAGTAGGTTCCGCTGCCCTGGGGGATCTCCAGGATGTTGATGTCTGGTGGGCTGGAAGGGTCTATACCCAGCAGGGTGGCGGCGACCTGCTCGCCCCTCACCATTATCCTGGAAGCGAAGTCTAGTCTCGCCTCCGCCTCCTCCACGCCATCGATCGCCTCCAGCTGTGCCAGCTCGCTCTCGGGGGCGAGCTCCACCCTCACCACCAGGTCGCTGAGGTGCTGATCCTCGACGACTTGCTCCAGAGTGCTCTGGGCCGAGGGGATCATCGAACCCATCCCGATGTAGAGGGCGACGGCGAAGAAGATGAGCAGCCCCGCCCCAATGGCTCGGAACTTGATCCTTCTGAGCTCCCTGTTCTGCTTCCGGTAGAGGTAGCGGGTCATGCCGCCGTCCCTTCCCTGTCCTTGATGCTCTCGATCCTCCCCGATCGGATGCGGATGGTTACATCCGCGAATTGAGAAGCCTCGTCCCAGTGAGTGACCGCCAGCACTGTCGTCCCTGTCTCCCTGTTGAGGTCCCTGATCAGCTCCCAGATCGTCTCTCCCGTCTCAGCATCGAGGTTTCCGGTGGGCTCGTCCGCGATCAGTAGTTCAGGCTCCATTGCCAGTGCCCTTGCCACCGAGACCCTTTGCTGCTCTCCACCGGACAGTTGATCGGGGAATTTCGCCTCCATTCCCTTTAATCCCACCATATCGAGATACCTTAAGGAACGCTCCCTCAACTCCTTGGGATCTTTGATCTTTAGAGCAAGGCCGATCTCGATGTTCTCCAACGCGTTCAATGTGGGGAAAAGATTGAAGAACTGGAATACGAAACCGATCGACTCTGCCCTGAACCTGGTGGCCTCATCATCGTTCAGGGAGGTGATCTGCTTGTCTCCCACCATCACATTACCCTCGGTGGGCGAGATCAAGCCCGAGATGATGTTCAGAAGGGTCGTCTTGCCAGAGCCGCTTGGTCCAAGAATGACGACGAACTTGCCTTTCCCGATATCCAGACTGAGATCGTTGACCGCTTTGATCATCTTGTCTCCGCTCTGGTATTCCTTTGTTACCCCTTGTATCTGAACGATCTTTTCCATTTCGTCCCCCTCCGAATATAATAAAAAATACCATTTATTTGGGATTATAAGAAGATAGGGGGTTGATCATTCGGTCGAAGCCAACTTGGTAAAAGGCGAGATCGGTCCAATTTCGGGAGAGGGTGTATCAAGTCTTCGAACTCATTTCGATCTGCTTCCTCAATGAGTCGACGAACACGGAATTGTGGATTGTCTTCCTTCGCTTTCTAAACACTGGCTTTGTTGGATCGATTTCGTAGAACTCGATGAAATGCAAGATTGAGGTTCTTTCCTCTCTGCAAATGATCTCGACCAGGGGCTCTTCCTCGACCACGTCCACTATCGATTCGTATTCAAATGATTTTTCAACAATGGTGTAACCGTATGGAGGTTGAAAAGCCCTCTTCCTGCAAAGGCTGATGACTCTCCTATTAGTGAAAAGAAGGATGCATAACTGATAGCAGTATCTGGTCATTTCGGCCCAAACCAGATCATGCCTATGGAGTGAGGGGTAACCATAAACCCCCAGTTTTTTCGGTAGGGGTCTGGCCATCGCCTTAACATCGGCATAGACGGCCCCGATGACCTCCTCAACTTCCTCTCCTTCATGAATGTCGATGCGGTCCAGAACCTCATCATATGTCAATTCTGTTCGATCGTGGTTCAAGAGCTTCCCCCATTGATGTACGAACTGTGAGAATTTCAATTTTACCAGGGATATCTCATCTCAATTCAAGGCAGATTCGTTCATCCTTCAGAAAGAGGGATTAATCACATCTGCATTGGTAGTGCCTACCCAATCGATCGCAGGATGATTTCCAATGACAATTACGATTTACATCGCCGGACCTATGTTCTCACAAGCTGAGAAACGCTACAACGAAGAGATATGCGAACATCTCGAAGAACTTGGTTATAGGACTTTCCTCCCTCAGAGGGAAGCCAGCGATGTCGATGACCTCCTGAGGTCTGGCCTAGACTGGGATCAGGTGAACCAGCAGATCTTCGAGGAGGACACCAAGGGAATAAGGAACTCCGATATCGTTCTCTTCGTGATGGATGGAAGGGTTCCCGACGACGGCGCTTGCGTGGAGATCGGATACGGTTACGCACTAGGGAAGGAGTGTATAGGCCTCAAGACCGACCCAAGGAGTTTCATGAGCGATTACGATAACTCGATGATCGTTGGCGCTCTTAAGAATAGGATCGCCAGGAACACGGACGAGCTTCTCTCCATCATCAGGGAGATCGCCCTATCACCAGATGCCGCATCCCAAGAGGAGAGCTCATAAGTAACCGTTAACGAGCCGATATTCTTCCGTTCTGCAAACCCTTAAGAGATGGTCGGAGGATGCCTCCGATATGGACCTTCAGGCTTTGGTGTACGCTGCGGCGATCTTCTTCTTCATATTCGATCCATTTGCCACGCTTCCAGTGTTCATCAGCTCCACCAAGGGCTTGGATGAAGACGCCAAGGTGAAGAGCGCAAACAAGGCCATCCTGGTCTCCATAATTCTCTTCGTGATTTTCGTTCTCATAGGTAACAATCTCCTTCAGATATTCGATATATCGATCTCCGCCTTCAAGCTGGCCGGGGGCATAATCCTGTTCCTGCTGGCCCTGGAGATAATCTTTGGTCTCCAGCTAGGAGGGCAGGGGGAGAAGAACGTGGCATGGGTGGTTATAGCCTCCCCACTGCTTACCGGTCCGGGTGTGATGACCACGGCCATAGTGCTGGCCGGACAGCACGGCTACTTGCTGACGATACTTGCTGGGCTTCCAGTGCTGCTATTCACCTGGTTCCTGCTCAGGAATGCATCCCTCATCGTGAGGTTCCTGGGCGACAATGTCATAGACATCACTTCCAGGATAATCGGCCTTCTCGTAGCCG is a window from the Methanomassiliicoccales archaeon genome containing:
- a CDS encoding ABC transporter permease, which gives rise to MTRYLYRKQNRELRRIKFRAIGAGLLIFFAVALYIGMGSMIPSAQSTLEQVVEDQHLSDLVVRVELAPESELAQLEAIDGVEEAEARLDFASRIMVRGEQVAATLLGIDPSSPPDINILEIPQGSGTYFSQDWNDTVILEKGYADNAGIGVGDSISLMTSSGWDEKIVVGLAYSPEFIFMPINPQSIMPIPGSMAVVYLPEPSLRQSFGVPAAMVNEFLFLLEDGKEMAAKQSITEELADDTVIYTQTQDELYGYALIKEDLKQGEMFAGVIAGLILIVAFFVVYSSFTRMVQEQRREIGITRALGYRRGQVLMSYVYLALIVGGFSSLAGVLLGIPVGQMLGDYYAQLAIHASSAVFILPLEMVLTGAVFGPITAILASTIAVWSTVRMEPHEAIKGTRNRMRKRRKETKVSPPRKMNYMLKYAWRKMIRQKGRTAIMVVAVAFSVVMGSMSFLMIASFENSIAATIDNDDWDLIVDYAAPIDRENASSITSPYIVDEVMVSKVSSLWESDGSNGTALVIGMGWNQTLHRFSLDRGRLAERSNESMISYLLANDEGLSPGDSITLSTPIGTSHLIITGIVNDMIGSIYVNDSIIGEISGVELFSGAYLKVQDGHIDEVEETFLGSQLVANIQEKGNIKSGMLDFFTNYEDVLYLFGLISVLIAAIAISNIVYVSVLERRAEYSQLRAIGYRRKEVAKSVYLEVVILIIIGALVAIPLLWLVMESMATEFRIFFPMYQTILYLGDWYGYGVIVVMTFVLGLLASVPAIRYITKLDVANTVTGGRFG
- a CDS encoding ABC transporter ATP-binding protein, whose translation is MEKIVQIQGVTKEYQSGDKMIKAVNDLSLDIGKGKFVVILGPSGSGKTTLLNIISGLISPTEGNVMVGDKQITSLNDDEATRFRAESIGFVFQFFNLFPTLNALENIEIGLALKIKDPKELRERSLRYLDMVGLKGMEAKFPDQLSGGEQQRVSVARALAMEPELLIADEPTGNLDAETGETIWELIRDLNRETGTTVLAVTHWDEASQFADVTIRIRSGRIESIKDREGTAA
- a CDS encoding nucleoside 2-deoxyribosyltransferase → MTITIYIAGPMFSQAEKRYNEEICEHLEELGYRTFLPQREASDVDDLLRSGLDWDQVNQQIFEEDTKGIRNSDIVLFVMDGRVPDDGACVEIGYGYALGKECIGLKTDPRSFMSDYDNSMIVGALKNRIARNTDELLSIIREIALSPDAASQEESS
- a CDS encoding MarC family protein, which codes for MDLQALVYAAAIFFFIFDPFATLPVFISSTKGLDEDAKVKSANKAILVSIILFVIFVLIGNNLLQIFDISISAFKLAGGIILFLLALEIIFGLQLGGQGEKNVAWVVIASPLLTGPGVMTTAIVLAGQHGYLLTILAGLPVLLFTWFLLRNASLIVRFLGDNVIDITSRIIGLLVAAMGAEFVLSGVMEYAKSNGVYAILRLIY